A genomic region of Arachis hypogaea cultivar Tifrunner chromosome 5, arahy.Tifrunner.gnm2.J5K5, whole genome shotgun sequence contains the following coding sequences:
- the LOC112800465 gene encoding probable ribose-5-phosphate isomerase 2, translated as MPIPCAHFIASEKAAMEAGLPLPSSSLSQLILTQDDLKKIAAYKAVEYIESGMVLGLGTGSTAKHAVDRIGKLLRQGKLKDIVGIPTSKKTHEQALSLGIPLSDLDSHPVVDLAIDGADEVDPYLNLVKGRGGSLLREKMVEGACKKFVVIVDESKLVNYIGGSGLAMPVEVIQFCWKFTASRLQNLFQESGCVAKLRTLGEKAEPYVTDNGNYIIDLYFKQSIGDLKAASDSILQIAGVVEHGMFIDMATTVIVAGELGLIVKNK; from the coding sequence ATGCCAATCCCCTGCGCCCATTTCATTGCCTCGGAGAAAGCAGCCATGGAAGCTGGCCTTCCTctcccctcttcctctctctctcagcTCATTCTCACCCAAGACGATTTGAAGAAAATCGCCGCCTACAAAGCCGTCGAGTACATCGAATCCGGTATGGTTCTCGGCCTCGGAACCGGCTCCACTGCCAAACACGCCGTCGACCGAATCGGCAAGCTTCTCCGTCAGGGCAAGCTCAAGGACATCGTCGGAATCCCCACTTCCAAGAAGACGCACGAGCAAGCCCTCTCTCTCGGGATCCCCTTGTCGGATCTGGACTCTCACCCCGTCGTTGATCTCGCCATTGACGGCGCCGACGAGGTTGATCCTTACCTTAACCTCGTCAAGGGCCGCGGTGGCTCCCTCTTGAGGGAGAAGATGGTTGAAGGTGCTTGCAAGAAGTTCGTTGTAATCGTCGATGAGTCCAAGCTCGTTAACTATATTGGTGGTAGCGGTTTGGCTATGCCCGTTGAAGTTATTCAATTTTGTTGGAAGTTCACTGCTTCCAGGCTTCAGAATCTctttcaggaatctggttgcgtTGCAAAGCTCAGAACTTTGGGCGAAAAGGCTGAGCCTTATGTCACTGATAATGGCAACTATATCATTGATTTGTATTTCAAGCAGAGTATTGGGGATTTGAAGGCTGCCAGCGATTCCATTCTGCAAATCGCCGGTGTTGTGGAGCATGGAATGTTCATTGACATGGCTACCACTGTTATTGTTGCAGGTGAACTTGGCCTAATTGTCAAGAATAAGTAG